A genomic segment from Halorussus sp. MSC15.2 encodes:
- a CDS encoding matrixin family metalloprotease, whose product MRDRGTRQRGGNRGFADQRALTSEEAPDRPNPWGERELTVAIDNAANESRNFRPLVSDALDFWANNSTRFAGFSIDYRLEPNASSPDIVVEFVENIEGCANVTDPAGCAPYVNHRGQVSRPISIEVVGSYSNESTRLILKHELGHTLGLNHSAGPESVMAPSSPLTSLPRPNATERRLPWSDANFTVYLDANATDDPAAVREQVRHALDYYARGANGTVPEDVSFEFVTNRSDAEVVVTFADDLPCRNGDTGSCGRVRGVDPDSDGALERYDSLRITLSDIDTEAVGWHVGYWLGYGFGFENDSDWPAPFRNATYDDRRSEWWESE is encoded by the coding sequence GTGCGCGACCGAGGCACCCGACAACGGGGCGGAAACCGGGGGTTCGCCGACCAACGGGCGCTCACGTCCGAAGAAGCGCCGGACCGGCCGAATCCGTGGGGGGAGAGGGAGTTGACGGTAGCTATCGACAACGCTGCGAACGAATCGCGGAACTTCCGACCGCTCGTGTCCGACGCCCTCGACTTCTGGGCGAACAACAGCACGCGCTTCGCCGGATTCTCTATCGACTACCGACTAGAACCGAACGCTTCGAGTCCCGACATCGTGGTCGAGTTCGTCGAGAACATAGAGGGGTGCGCCAACGTCACCGACCCGGCCGGGTGCGCTCCCTACGTGAACCACCGCGGGCAGGTCTCCCGGCCGATATCCATCGAGGTCGTCGGGTCCTACTCCAACGAATCGACGCGACTCATCCTAAAACACGAACTCGGGCACACGCTGGGGCTGAACCACTCGGCCGGGCCAGAGTCGGTCATGGCTCCGTCGTCGCCGCTGACGTCGCTGCCGCGGCCGAACGCCACCGAGCGACGACTCCCGTGGAGCGACGCCAACTTCACGGTGTACCTCGACGCGAACGCCACCGACGACCCCGCAGCGGTCCGCGAACAGGTCCGCCACGCCCTCGACTACTACGCCCGGGGAGCCAACGGAACCGTCCCCGAGGACGTGTCGTTCGAGTTCGTGACGAACCGGAGCGACGCGGAGGTGGTCGTGACGTTCGCCGACGACCTCCCCTGTCGGAACGGCGACACCGGGTCCTGCGGTCGAGTCCGCGGCGTCGACCCGGACAGCGACGGCGCGCTCGAACGCTACGATAGCCTCCGAATCACGCTCAGCGACATCGACACCGAGGCCGTGGGCTGGCACGTCGGCTACTGGCTGGGCTACGGCTTCGGGTTCGAGAACGACTCCGACTGGCCCGCGCCCTTCCGGAACGCGACGTACGACGACCGCAGGAGTGAGTGGTGGGAGTCGGAGTAG
- the cca gene encoding CCA tRNA nucleotidyltransferase, with amino-acid sequence MTGEDDDFEAVVAAVGDRIDPGERERQRMREAVAALTERAEEAIADLPVSGDVIQVGSTARGTWISGDRDIDLFVRFPADADREELESYGLRVGHAVLPEGREEYAEHPYVTGEYDGFDVDLVPCYRLDSATDIRSAVDRTPFHNEYLDERIDADLAGEVRLFKQFLKGIGAYGSDLRTRGFSGYLTELLVLEYGGFRETVEAAAEDWHPPVRFDPEDHGQAEFDDPLVVIDPTDPERNVAAVCAPENVARLQHYARELLERPREDLFFPDPTDPLSADEVRDHVRKRGTTPVALRFDAPDVVEDQLYPQLRKSVSGVRKELDRRGFDALRAATFADESAVLFVELAVAERPAVERHEGPPVHVRQHAEGFYGKYADGSDDSGGSGTAAGSGPPYGPFIDGDRYVVEREREFETAAAFLESDALFGVALGVHVESALANGYDLLVGEAVGELAAEFGAELAEFFDPEP; translated from the coding sequence ATGACCGGCGAGGACGACGACTTCGAGGCGGTGGTCGCCGCGGTGGGCGACCGAATCGACCCCGGCGAGCGCGAGCGCCAGCGGATGCGCGAGGCCGTGGCGGCGCTGACCGAGCGCGCCGAGGAGGCCATCGCGGACCTCCCGGTGTCGGGCGACGTGATTCAGGTCGGGAGCACCGCCCGCGGAACGTGGATAAGCGGCGACCGCGACATCGACCTGTTCGTCCGGTTCCCCGCCGACGCGGACCGCGAGGAGTTGGAGTCCTACGGTCTCAGGGTGGGCCACGCCGTCCTGCCGGAGGGCCGCGAGGAGTACGCCGAACATCCCTACGTGACCGGCGAGTACGACGGCTTCGACGTGGACCTCGTCCCCTGTTACCGTCTCGACTCGGCGACCGACATCCGGTCGGCGGTGGACCGGACGCCGTTCCACAACGAGTACCTCGACGAGCGCATCGACGCGGACCTCGCCGGGGAGGTGCGCCTGTTCAAGCAGTTCCTCAAGGGAATCGGGGCCTACGGGAGCGACCTCCGCACGCGGGGGTTCTCGGGCTACCTGACCGAACTGCTGGTCCTCGAATACGGCGGGTTCCGGGAGACGGTCGAGGCGGCCGCCGAGGACTGGCACCCGCCGGTCCGGTTCGACCCCGAGGACCACGGGCAGGCGGAGTTCGACGACCCGCTGGTGGTCATCGACCCGACCGACCCCGAGCGCAACGTGGCGGCGGTCTGCGCCCCCGAGAACGTCGCGCGCCTCCAGCACTACGCCCGCGAGCTGCTGGAGCGCCCCCGCGAGGACCTGTTCTTCCCGGACCCGACCGACCCCCTCTCCGCGGACGAGGTGCGCGACCACGTCCGGAAGCGGGGGACGACCCCGGTCGCGCTCCGGTTCGACGCGCCCGACGTGGTCGAAGACCAGTTGTACCCCCAACTCCGGAAGTCGGTGTCCGGTGTGCGCAAGGAGTTGGACCGCCGGGGGTTCGACGCGCTCCGGGCCGCGACGTTCGCCGACGAGTCGGCGGTCCTCTTCGTCGAGTTGGCGGTGGCCGAGCGCCCGGCGGTCGAGCGCCACGAGGGGCCGCCGGTCCACGTCCGCCAGCACGCCGAGGGGTTCTACGGGAAGTACGCCGACGGTTCCGACGACTCCGGAGGCAGTGGGACGGCCGCGGGGTCCGGACCGCCGTACGGGCCGTTCATCGACGGCGACCGCTACGTCGTGGAGCGCGAACGGGAGTTCGAGACGGCCGCGGCGTTTCTGGAGAGCGACGCCCTCTTCGGCGTGGCGCTGGGGGTCCACGTCGAGTCGGCACTAGCGAACGGCTACGACCTGCTCGTCGGCGAGGCGGTCGGCGAACTCGCCGCGGAGTTCGGCGCGGAGTTGGCCGAGTTCTTCGACCCCGAACCCTGA
- a CDS encoding PAS domain S-box protein codes for MEAEESPDGDSERPPEAPSGFDEGFFDGMVAAATDAVLTADADGTIVYANPAVEDLLGYDPAEMRGERFVEFVPERLRERYASWFERHVGGESGTPLDDENYEVTLLTADGTETRLSVSGFTHESDGRSLFTGFVREAPDTDASGERLREEEALVAEIFDTSPTALAVRDADGELLRANERAAELVGVGDDKLPYDAEGDAEEWTVYDTEGNRLSKDEYPVSHAFETGDPVCNEEVIVEQPSGKRVHLSVSAAPVREDGDVERVVSAAEDITELKESQYELEQRRDELETELSEVFTRITDAFFALDTDWNVTYVNDEAEQLLLQSEAELVGENVWDVFSEAVGTTFQRQYERAMETQEPVSFVEYYSPLSTWFEVRAYPSETGLSVYFRDVTERKERERELERYETIVETVDDGIYVVGPDGTFSMVNSAFEEITGYEFDELREVSPSIFYDDEIEREVEQRHRELVAGERSAATVEHDLKTADGDTVHVEVTFVVRPTDDGSDADYERIGVLRNVTERKERERELERYETIVETVGDGVYALDSDERFVMVNDAFCEMINYDREEILGEHASVVHSERINEEAAEMTDAVTDEMGSATLELELRTKDGGTVPVETRFGPYRYDDEAFARTGVVRDITERVRFEQTLTALHESSRELLGLETADEVCEAVLQTTTDVLGIRGAGIYLYDDEASELAPCAVSDHVADMFGDLPTFGPGDESITWRAFADGETVTFDDVAETDLTYRDDTPLRSGIWIPLGDHGVLAVVSEEVGAFDADDRELADLLAATTEAALDRVERERERREHERELEAQNERLDAFASMLAHELRNPLEIAQIYLDTGVENALGEDADASAFREVERALDRIEEMIDTLLVVTRRGGSVDTTEPLNLGEAAREWWADLDPDGALSVETDREIRADPSRLRQLLENLFRNAAEHGGPDATVRVGSLPDGFYVEDDGPGIPEDERESVFEPGYSTSNVGVGFGLAVVEQLVDAHDWDCEITEGESGGARFEFTGVETPDE; via the coding sequence ATGGAAGCCGAAGAGAGTCCCGATGGAGACAGCGAACGACCGCCGGAAGCGCCGTCGGGGTTCGACGAGGGCTTCTTCGACGGGATGGTCGCGGCGGCGACCGACGCGGTTCTCACCGCCGACGCCGACGGGACCATCGTCTACGCGAACCCGGCAGTCGAGGACCTCCTCGGCTACGACCCGGCGGAGATGCGGGGCGAGCGGTTCGTCGAGTTCGTCCCCGAACGCCTCCGGGAGCGATACGCCAGTTGGTTCGAGCGCCACGTCGGCGGCGAGAGCGGGACGCCGCTCGACGACGAGAACTACGAGGTGACGTTGCTGACCGCCGACGGGACCGAGACGCGACTCTCCGTCTCGGGGTTCACTCACGAGAGCGACGGCCGGTCGCTGTTCACGGGGTTCGTCCGCGAAGCGCCCGACACGGACGCGTCGGGCGAGCGACTCCGCGAGGAGGAGGCGCTGGTCGCGGAGATATTCGACACGAGTCCGACGGCGTTAGCCGTGCGGGACGCCGACGGCGAACTGTTGCGGGCGAACGAGCGAGCGGCCGAACTGGTCGGCGTCGGGGACGACAAACTCCCCTACGACGCGGAGGGCGACGCCGAGGAGTGGACGGTCTACGACACGGAGGGCAACCGACTGTCGAAGGACGAGTACCCCGTCAGCCACGCCTTCGAGACCGGCGACCCCGTCTGTAACGAGGAGGTCATCGTGGAGCAACCGTCCGGCAAGCGAGTCCACCTCTCGGTCAGCGCGGCCCCGGTGCGCGAGGACGGCGACGTCGAGCGAGTCGTCAGCGCGGCCGAGGACATCACCGAACTCAAAGAGAGCCAGTACGAACTCGAACAGCGCCGTGACGAACTCGAAACAGAACTCTCGGAGGTGTTCACCCGCATCACCGACGCGTTCTTCGCGCTGGACACCGACTGGAACGTCACCTACGTCAACGACGAAGCCGAGCAACTGCTCCTCCAGAGCGAGGCGGAACTGGTCGGCGAGAACGTCTGGGACGTGTTCTCGGAGGCCGTGGGAACGACGTTTCAGCGCCAGTACGAGCGAGCCATGGAGACGCAGGAACCGGTCTCGTTCGTGGAGTACTACTCGCCGCTCTCCACGTGGTTCGAGGTGCGGGCCTACCCCTCGGAGACCGGCCTGTCGGTGTACTTCCGAGACGTGACCGAGCGCAAGGAGCGCGAACGCGAACTCGAACGCTACGAGACCATCGTGGAGACGGTGGACGACGGTATCTACGTCGTCGGTCCCGACGGGACGTTCTCGATGGTCAACTCCGCGTTCGAGGAGATAACCGGCTACGAATTCGACGAACTCCGGGAGGTCTCGCCGTCGATATTCTACGACGACGAAATCGAGCGAGAGGTCGAGCAGCGACACCGGGAACTCGTCGCCGGGGAGCGGTCCGCGGCGACCGTCGAACACGACCTGAAGACCGCCGACGGCGACACGGTTCACGTCGAGGTGACGTTCGTGGTCAGGCCGACCGACGACGGGTCGGACGCCGACTACGAGCGAATCGGCGTGCTTCGGAACGTGACCGAGCGCAAGGAGCGCGAGCGCGAACTCGAACGCTACGAGACCATCGTGGAGACGGTCGGCGACGGCGTGTACGCCCTCGACTCCGACGAGCGGTTCGTGATGGTCAACGACGCCTTCTGCGAGATGATTAACTACGACCGGGAGGAGATTCTCGGCGAACACGCGTCGGTCGTTCACAGCGAGCGAATCAACGAGGAGGCCGCCGAGATGACCGACGCGGTCACCGACGAGATGGGGAGCGCGACGCTCGAACTCGAACTCCGGACGAAGGACGGCGGCACCGTCCCGGTCGAGACCCGGTTCGGTCCGTATCGGTACGACGACGAGGCGTTCGCCCGGACCGGCGTCGTGCGCGACATCACCGAGCGCGTGCGGTTCGAGCAGACGCTGACCGCGCTCCACGAGTCGAGTCGGGAACTCCTCGGACTCGAGACCGCCGACGAGGTCTGCGAGGCGGTCCTCCAGACCACCACCGACGTCTTGGGCATTCGGGGTGCCGGAATCTACCTGTACGACGACGAGGCGTCGGAACTGGCCCCGTGTGCGGTCTCGGACCACGTCGCCGACATGTTCGGCGACCTCCCGACGTTCGGTCCGGGCGACGAGTCAATCACGTGGCGCGCGTTCGCCGATGGCGAGACCGTCACGTTCGACGACGTGGCCGAGACCGACCTGACGTACCGCGACGACACGCCGCTCCGGAGCGGTATCTGGATTCCGCTCGGCGACCACGGCGTCCTCGCGGTCGTCTCCGAGGAAGTCGGCGCGTTCGACGCCGACGACAGGGAACTCGCCGACCTGCTGGCGGCCACGACGGAAGCCGCGCTGGACCGCGTCGAGCGAGAGCGCGAGCGCCGGGAACACGAGCGCGAACTCGAAGCGCAGAACGAGCGACTCGACGCCTTCGCCAGCATGCTCGCCCACGAACTCCGCAACCCGCTGGAGATAGCCCAGATTTACCTCGACACGGGCGTCGAGAACGCGCTCGGCGAGGACGCCGACGCGTCGGCGTTCCGGGAGGTCGAGCGCGCCTTGGACCGCATCGAGGAGATGATAGACACCCTGCTCGTGGTCACGCGCCGCGGCGGGTCGGTGGACACGACCGAACCGCTGAACCTCGGCGAGGCGGCCCGCGAGTGGTGGGCGGACCTCGACCCCGACGGGGCGCTCTCGGTCGAGACCGACCGCGAGATTCGGGCCGACCCCTCGCGCCTGCGCCAACTGCTGGAGAACCTCTTCCGGAACGCGGCCGAACACGGCGGACCAGACGCGACGGTCCGAGTCGGGAGTCTACCGGACGGCTTCTACGTCGAGGACGACGGGCCGGGCATCCCCGAGGACGAGCGCGAGTCGGTGTTCGAACCGGGTTACTCGACCAGCAACGTCGGTGTCGGGTTCGGTCTCGCGGTGGTCGAACAGTTGGTAGACGCCCACGACTGGGACTGCGAAATCACCGAGGGCGAGTCGGGCGGGGCGCGCTTCGAGTTCACCGGCGTCGAGACGCCCGACGAGTGA
- a CDS encoding FlaD/FlaE family flagellar protein codes for MPTTTGDYDLRELRRLADPNRETPEEFEDDAELPASPEEVLRHSERDELVRLQSQFSAAGVLPERPYLEALPNQYSTEVVVFEWLDLLINKAGFENTGNALEYYEEVGWITTRVRENLREYMRGFSEVDSFDPDKPGPADLDVDDHVLSLVYIARLASV; via the coding sequence ATGCCGACGACGACCGGAGATTACGACCTGCGCGAACTGCGTCGCCTCGCGGACCCGAACCGGGAGACCCCCGAGGAGTTCGAAGACGACGCGGAGTTGCCCGCGTCGCCCGAGGAGGTGCTGCGCCACAGCGAGCGCGACGAACTCGTCCGACTCCAGAGCCAGTTCTCGGCCGCGGGGGTGCTCCCCGAGCGACCGTACCTCGAAGCCCTCCCGAACCAGTACAGCACCGAGGTCGTCGTCTTCGAGTGGCTCGACCTGCTCATCAACAAGGCCGGGTTCGAGAACACGGGCAACGCGCTCGAATACTACGAGGAAGTCGGCTGGATAACCACGCGGGTCCGCGAGAACCTCCGGGAGTACATGCGAGGGTTCTCCGAGGTCGATAGCTTCGACCCCGACAAGCCCGGCCCGGCCGACCTCGACGTGGACGACCACGTGCTGAGTCTGGTGTACATCGCCCGTCTGGCGTCGGTGTAG
- a CDS encoding PGF-CTERM sorting domain-containing protein, with protein MKRVATALMVLVVTASIAPAALAGSTASTNAKQASGQAYAGTHVSFDAENSAVTDYAVRGETMFDSLKVQSASEVESGGLVDVGASLSAVTRIDGAGLSVGATTKTEARVRAESGATVTAHDNGHGVLVVESNKSNYAVANLSAGANASAESESQVEVTTENGTEGTFLVVGEGNVTVNDDGDVTAHLGEDGRLVFRSYPEGKDESDDEQETLIAEGDAKAETYVMAENASDGDSASGNVVVDTVSYDQNTTVETEQTAEGTVTLAVNRTTHEGTVLITSVSENVVNASEGVAVSVDGEAAVEAATYSQLKSAVGSEQSRYMLQSEGSASADASADVLVAVNHFSERTVSMQSASSNETTTETTDDGQTADDTQTADDTQTTDDGETTGETNTTTVVDDETDNGATVPGFTAATAVVALLAAALFARSR; from the coding sequence ATGAAACGAGTAGCGACCGCACTGATGGTACTCGTCGTGACGGCGAGTATCGCCCCCGCAGCGCTCGCAGGTAGCACCGCCTCCACGAACGCGAAACAGGCGTCCGGGCAAGCGTACGCCGGAACGCACGTCTCGTTCGACGCCGAGAACAGCGCCGTGACCGACTACGCGGTCCGCGGCGAGACGATGTTCGACTCCCTGAAGGTCCAGTCCGCGAGCGAAGTCGAGAGCGGCGGTCTCGTCGACGTCGGGGCCTCGCTGTCGGCCGTGACCCGAATCGACGGCGCAGGTCTCAGCGTCGGCGCGACGACGAAGACCGAGGCCCGCGTCCGGGCCGAGAGCGGCGCGACCGTGACCGCCCACGACAACGGACACGGCGTCCTCGTCGTGGAGTCCAACAAGTCGAACTACGCGGTCGCCAACCTCTCGGCGGGCGCGAACGCCTCCGCCGAGAGCGAGTCGCAGGTCGAAGTGACGACCGAGAACGGGACCGAAGGCACCTTCCTCGTCGTCGGCGAGGGGAACGTCACCGTCAACGACGACGGCGACGTGACCGCCCACCTCGGCGAGGACGGCCGACTCGTCTTCCGGTCGTACCCCGAGGGCAAGGACGAGAGCGACGACGAGCAGGAGACGCTCATCGCCGAGGGCGACGCGAAGGCCGAGACCTACGTGATGGCCGAGAACGCGAGCGACGGCGACAGCGCCAGCGGTAACGTCGTCGTGGATACCGTGAGCTACGACCAGAACACCACGGTCGAGACCGAGCAGACCGCCGAAGGGACGGTCACCCTCGCGGTCAACCGGACGACCCACGAAGGAACCGTCCTCATCACCAGCGTCTCCGAGAACGTCGTGAACGCCTCGGAGGGCGTGGCGGTGAGCGTCGACGGCGAGGCCGCGGTCGAGGCCGCGACCTACAGTCAACTGAAGAGCGCGGTCGGGAGCGAGCAGTCGCGCTACATGCTCCAGAGCGAGGGAAGCGCGTCGGCCGACGCCAGCGCGGACGTGCTGGTCGCGGTCAACCACTTCTCGGAGCGCACGGTCTCGATGCAGTCGGCGTCGTCCAACGAGACGACCACGGAGACGACCGACGACGGCCAGACTGCGGACGACACCCAGACGGCCGACGACACTCAGACGACCGACGACGGAGAGACCACCGGCGAGACGAACACGACGACGGTCGTGGACGACGAGACGGACAACGGCGCGACTGTCCCCGGGTTCACCGCCGCGACCGCGGTCGTCGCGCTCCTCGCGGCCGCCCTGTTCGCCCGGAGTCGGTAG